In a single window of the Pseudopipra pipra isolate bDixPip1 chromosome Z, bDixPip1.hap1, whole genome shotgun sequence genome:
- the FOXB2 gene encoding forkhead box protein B2: protein MPRPGKSSYSDQKPPYSYISLTAMAIQHSAEKMLPLSDIYKFIMERFPYYREHTQRWQNSLRHNLSFNDCFIKIPRRPDQPGKGSFWALHPDCGDMFENGSFLRRRKRFKVLRPEHHLPGGGGSGTGSGGPGKPPAPTPHMVHYFHPHPPPPPPPSGKVPGLASSEAAVAAAAAAAAVGRLPQFSPYGSSQPSGFKHPFAIENIIGRDYKGVLQAGGLPLASVMHHLGYPVPSQLSGVVSSVWPHVGVMDSVTSVPVSPDYGPFGVPMKALCHPPAQTMPAVPVPIKPAPAMSTASAIPALTVSASQICPAASPAAASLLEQAASNNPEGKGSLHSVLVHS, encoded by the coding sequence ATGCCCAGGCCGGGGAAGAGTTCGTACAGCGACCAAAAGCCGCCTTACTCTTACATCTCCCTGACGGCCATGGCCATCCAGCACTCGGCCGAGAAGATGCTGCCCCTGAGCGACATCTACAAGTTCATAATGGAGCGATTCCCCTACTACCGGGAGCATACCCAGCGCTGGCAGAACTCCCTCCGTCACAACCTCTCCTTCAACGACTGCTTCATCAAGATCCCGCGGCGACCCGACCAGCCGGGCAAGGGCAGCTTCTGGGCGCTGCATCCGGACTGTGGGGACATGTTTGAGAACGGCAGCTTCCTCCGCCGCCGCAAGCGCTTCAAGGTCCTGCGCCCCGAGCACCACCTGcctggcggcggcggcagcgggacGGGCAGCGGCGGTCCCGGCAAGCCCCCGGCGCCCACCCCGCACATGGTGCACTACTTCCATCCGCacccgccgccaccgccgcctCCCTCGGGCAAGGTGCCGGGGTTGGCAAGCTCCGAGGCGGCCGTGGCCGCAGCCGCGGCCGCTGCAGCGGTGGGGAGGCTACCGCAGTTTTCGCCCTACGGGAGCAGCCAGCCCTCGGGCTTCAAGCATCCCTTCGCCATCGAGAATATCATCGGCAGAGATTACAAGGGTGTGCTGCAGGCCGGCGGGCTGCCGCTGGCCTCGGTGATGCACCACCTGGGCTACCCGGTGCCCAGCCAGCTCAGCGGCGTGGTGAGCTCCGTGTGGCCGCACGTGGGGGTGATGGACTCCGTGACCAGTGTGCCCGTGTCCCCTGACTACGGCCCCTTCGGCGTGCCCATGAAGGCGCTCTGCCACCCGCCGGCACAGACCATGCCGGCTGTCCCGGTGCCCATCAAGCCGGCGCCGGCAATGTCCACTGCCTCGGCCATCCCTGCTCTGACGGTCTCTGCCTCGCAGATCTGCCCTGCTGCTTCCCCGGCCGCTGCTTCGTTGTTGGAACAGGCCGCGAGCAACAACCCCGAGGGCAAGGGCTCCCTCCACTCCGTCCTGGTGCACTCCTAA